The Persephonella sp. IF05-L8 genome contains a region encoding:
- the nuoL gene encoding NADH-quinone oxidoreductase subunit L: protein MEYLWIIPFSPLIAFIIIGLFGYKFLREPLAGIVAVIGVAISAVVSVIGFINVAQTGAHYDLKLFTWMPIGDYSISVSIFWDPLSALMTCVVTVISTFIFIFATGYMRGEPSYPRFFAYLSLFVFMMLMLTLSDNLVQLFFGWEGVGLASYLLIGFYHHKNSAADAAFESFITNRVGDWLFLTGTLLAFVTFGTLDYLEIFNKLPEAGYWTVTAIALLLFGGAVGKSAQLGLHIWLPNAMEGPTPVSALIHAATMVAAGVYMVARLMPIFASSDIALDVVLYVGAFSAFIAATMGLVQNDIKRIIAYSTMSQLGYMFAAEGLGLFNAGMFHLASHAVFKALLFLAAGSVLIGIHHILNVQKMGQLRKYMPITAITFLIGALALAGIPPFAGFFSKDPIIEGAYEIDKFVWILLWIGALLTAFYIFRLYFLAFEDGDRLDPHVKEHVHESPPTMTVPLIVLATGAVVLGFFKEFFDKFLRPSLDPASMSFLSEETKKLVENGLERAHHVHIAEDAWHFLIHSLTSPIGILALLTALAGIFAAWVIYQLRKIDAREIAKTFKPLYLLLYNRWYFDFVYYAIFVYGYYKFAKILWFIGDKIIIDGIVDGSAKVSLVTGDGLRLFQSGRIGGYITQMAIGILIFLGIFLLFM, encoded by the coding sequence ATGGAGTATTTATGGATTATACCGTTTTCACCTCTGATTGCATTTATAATCATAGGTCTGTTTGGATATAAGTTTCTTAGAGAACCTCTTGCTGGTATTGTTGCTGTAATTGGAGTTGCCATATCTGCTGTTGTTTCGGTAATAGGATTTATCAATGTGGCACAGACAGGTGCCCATTATGACCTGAAATTGTTTACCTGGATGCCTATAGGTGATTATTCTATATCCGTTAGTATATTCTGGGACCCATTATCTGCATTAATGACCTGCGTTGTTACAGTGATATCAACATTTATTTTCATATTTGCGACGGGATATATGAGAGGTGAACCTTCCTATCCGAGATTTTTCGCATATCTTTCATTATTTGTATTTATGATGCTTATGCTTACTCTTTCTGATAACCTTGTTCAGCTGTTCTTTGGATGGGAAGGTGTTGGTCTTGCGTCGTACCTTTTAATTGGATTTTATCATCATAAGAATTCAGCTGCTGATGCAGCATTTGAGTCTTTTATAACAAACAGAGTGGGAGACTGGTTGTTCCTTACAGGAACACTCCTTGCGTTTGTAACCTTTGGAACTCTTGATTACTTAGAAATATTTAATAAACTTCCTGAAGCAGGCTACTGGACAGTTACTGCTATAGCACTTCTTCTGTTCGGTGGAGCAGTTGGTAAATCAGCTCAGTTGGGGCTTCATATCTGGCTTCCAAATGCGATGGAAGGTCCTACACCAGTTTCTGCATTAATCCACGCTGCTACAATGGTTGCAGCTGGTGTTTATATGGTTGCCAGATTAATGCCGATATTTGCTTCTTCTGATATAGCCTTAGATGTTGTTCTTTACGTGGGAGCCTTCTCAGCATTTATAGCAGCTACAATGGGACTTGTCCAAAATGATATAAAGAGGATTATCGCTTATTCTACAATGTCGCAGCTTGGATATATGTTTGCAGCTGAGGGTCTTGGATTGTTTAATGCGGGAATGTTCCATCTTGCGTCCCACGCTGTATTCAAAGCATTACTATTCCTTGCAGCTGGTTCAGTTTTAATAGGAATTCACCATATACTTAATGTTCAAAAAATGGGACAGCTTAGGAAGTATATGCCAATTACAGCTATAACTTTCCTGATTGGTGCACTTGCACTGGCAGGTATTCCTCCATTTGCAGGATTTTTCTCCAAAGACCCAATTATAGAAGGTGCTTATGAAATAGATAAATTTGTCTGGATATTATTATGGATTGGAGCTCTGCTTACAGCATTTTATATTTTCAGGCTTTATTTCCTTGCCTTTGAGGATGGAGATAGACTTGACCCCCATGTGAAAGAGCATGTTCATGAGTCGCCACCAACAATGACAGTGCCTCTGATAGTGCTTGCCACAGGTGCAGTTGTGTTAGGTTTCTTTAAGGAATTCTTTGATAAATTCCTTAGACCTTCTTTAGACCCAGCTTCTATGTCATTCTTATCTGAGGAAACCAAAAAACTGGTTGAAAATGGTCTGGAAAGAGCTCACCATGTTCATATAGCAGAGGATGCATGGCATTTCCTTATACATTCGTTAACATCTCCAATCGGTATACTGGCTTTACTTACAGCACTGGCAGGTATATTTGCTGCATGGGTTATTTATCAGCTCAGGAAAATTGATGCAAGAGAAATTGCAAAAACATTCAAACCTCTTTATCTACTGTTATACAACAGATGGTATTTTGACTTTGTATATTATGCGATATTTGTGTATGGATACTATAAGTTTGCCAAAATCCTGTGGTTTATAGGAGACAAGATAATAATTGATGGAATTGTTGATGGTTCTGCAAAAGTTTCTCTGGTTACAGGAGATGGTTTAAGGCTCTTCCAGTCTGGAAGAATTGGTGGTTATATTACCCAG
- the nuoK gene encoding NADH-quinone oxidoreductase subunit NuoK, giving the protein MVPYEYYLALSALLMVLGLIGVAIRRNIIAMLLATELMLNAVNIAFVAFDMKLADVGGQVFVFFILTVAAAEAAVGLGLIMAIYRLRKDVDTETLTELKN; this is encoded by the coding sequence ATGGTTCCTTATGAATACTATCTGGCATTAAGTGCATTATTAATGGTTCTTGGGCTGATTGGTGTTGCCATCAGAAGAAATATAATTGCTATGTTACTCGCAACAGAGCTTATGCTCAATGCTGTTAATATAGCCTTTGTTGCTTTTGATATGAAATTGGCTGATGTTGGTGGACAGGTTTTTGTATTTTTCATATTAACTGTTGCTGCTGCGGAAGCAGCTGTGGGACTTGGGTTAATTATGGCAATTTATAGACTTCGTAAAGATGTAGATACAGAAACACTAACAGAACTAAAAAATTAA
- a CDS encoding NADH-quinone oxidoreductase subunit J encodes MELTSVAFWTFSSLAVLSAMGVVFFRNIVYAVLSLISTLVMVSGLFFTMGAELIGALQILIYAVAIVVFYVLVISTVPEFKGKAFETKYMILSIPTGFLIFMELAFVSLYGAWKSNTGIFTPEVIEEVGNVKAVSTILFTKYLFPFEVASLILLVAMIGAIIIGKKDHVLDEEAKG; translated from the coding sequence ATGGAGTTAACATCTGTTGCATTCTGGACTTTTTCATCTCTGGCTGTATTATCAGCAATGGGAGTAGTATTTTTTAGAAATATTGTTTATGCAGTTTTATCTCTCATATCAACTCTTGTAATGGTATCAGGATTATTCTTTACTATGGGTGCTGAGCTTATAGGAGCTTTGCAAATACTTATTTATGCAGTTGCAATTGTTGTATTTTATGTTCTGGTTATTTCTACAGTTCCGGAGTTTAAGGGAAAGGCTTTTGAGACTAAATATATGATACTTTCCATACCAACAGGTTTCTTGATTTTTATGGAGTTGGCTTTTGTTTCTTTATATGGAGCATGGAAATCAAATACCGGGATTTTTACTCCTGAGGTTATAGAAGAAGTAGGAAATGTTAAAGCAGTGTCTACTATACTCTTTACAAAGTATTTGTTTCCTTTTGAAGTAGCTTCTTTAATTCTGTTGGTTGCTATGATTGGCGCAATCATAATCGGTAAAAAAGACCATGTCTTAGATGAGGAGGCAAAAGGGTAA
- a CDS encoding NADH-quinone oxidoreductase subunit I translates to MVKVKYVERPGLSNRERIFFLDFIKGMKITIKNFFRKTITTSYPFEKLTPPKRFRGTHAHRVKNGNEPPSFKVIEKFMDIKDGESRCVACYMCQQACPVPELFKIEAVQTPEGKKRVTRFDMNLLNCMYCGLCTEACPVDCLIMTDIYETAAYHRASCVTHMEDMTQRAIDFDRRRYNEPDRIWIDDEQRSKLWGQIKWS, encoded by the coding sequence ATGGTAAAAGTAAAATACGTAGAGAGACCGGGGCTTTCAAATAGGGAGAGGATATTTTTCCTGGATTTTATAAAAGGTATGAAAATTACGATTAAAAATTTTTTTAGAAAGACAATCACAACTTCATATCCTTTTGAAAAGCTTACTCCACCAAAAAGATTTAGGGGAACCCATGCCCATAGGGTAAAAAATGGGAATGAACCACCTTCATTTAAAGTAATTGAGAAATTTATGGATATAAAAGATGGAGAGAGCAGGTGTGTTGCATGTTATATGTGTCAACAGGCCTGTCCAGTTCCTGAATTATTTAAGATAGAAGCTGTTCAGACACCGGAAGGTAAAAAAAGAGTTACAAGATTTGATATGAATTTGCTTAACTGTATGTATTGTGGATTATGCACAGAAGCTTGCCCGGTAGATTGTTTAATAATGACTGATATATATGAAACAGCTGCATATCACAGAGCAAGTTGTGTTACTCATATGGAGGATATGACGCAACGAGCTATTGATTTTGATAGAAGAAGATATAACGAACCTGACCGTATCTGGATAGATGATGAACAAAGAAGTAAGTTATGGGGGCAGATTAAATGGAGTTAA
- the nuoH gene encoding NADH-quinone oxidoreductase subunit NuoH — translation MEILGTVIGLTIKSLIFIIAMFLGAAYLTLIERKFAGHVQQRPGPLHVGPHGVLQPIADALKVLTKEDIVPDSADKFLFYLASLMAFVPAIMILAVVPFGEPFTVFGIEIKPYITDLNIGLLLALAFGSISIYGVIFAGWASNSKYPMIGGLRKAAVLIGYEVALGFAMAGPIMMAGSFSLKEIVEAQQNMWFIIPNILAFVVIIFCILAETGRTPFDVQEAEAELVGGYITEYTGMKFGLFPLAEWYIATFVLSAITVILFFGGWNPLPLMGWLPIPAFVWFFVKLFLLFMFFLWVHWTLPRYRVDQITELAWKVMLPLALANIFIVAIWIIIFG, via the coding sequence ATGGAGATACTCGGAACTGTTATTGGTTTAACGATAAAGTCTTTAATCTTCATTATTGCCATGTTTCTGGGTGCAGCATATCTCACACTGATTGAAAGAAAATTCGCAGGACATGTCCAGCAAAGGCCGGGTCCTTTACATGTTGGACCTCATGGAGTTCTTCAACCTATAGCAGACGCTCTCAAGGTTTTAACTAAGGAAGATATTGTTCCTGATAGTGCTGATAAATTCCTTTTTTATCTGGCATCATTGATGGCTTTTGTCCCTGCAATAATGATACTTGCAGTTGTTCCTTTTGGAGAGCCATTTACAGTTTTTGGAATAGAAATAAAGCCTTATATAACAGACCTGAATATAGGTCTTTTACTTGCACTGGCATTTGGTAGTATCTCAATATATGGTGTTATTTTTGCTGGTTGGGCATCAAACTCTAAATATCCAATGATTGGTGGATTAAGAAAAGCTGCTGTTCTCATAGGATATGAAGTTGCCCTTGGTTTTGCAATGGCTGGACCAATTATGATGGCTGGTTCTTTTTCTCTAAAAGAAATCGTAGAAGCTCAACAAAATATGTGGTTTATAATTCCAAATATTTTGGCTTTTGTAGTAATAATTTTCTGTATTCTGGCTGAGACAGGTAGGACACCATTTGATGTTCAGGAAGCAGAAGCTGAGCTTGTTGGTGGTTATATAACAGAATATACCGGAATGAAATTTGGATTATTCCCCCTTGCTGAATGGTATATAGCAACTTTTGTCCTAAGTGCAATTACGGTAATTCTATTCTTTGGTGGATGGAACCCTCTTCCACTTATGGGATGGCTTCCAATTCCAGCATTTGTCTGGTTCTTTGTAAAACTGTTCCTTTTATTTATGTTCTTCCTGTGGGTTCACTGGACACTTCCAAGATATAGAGTTGACCAGATTACAGAACTTGCGTGGAAAGTTATGCTTCCATTAGCGCTTGCGAATATATTTATCGTTGCAATCTGGATAATAATATTTGGCTAA
- the nuoD gene encoding NADH dehydrogenase (quinone) subunit D codes for MRLWIDKEDLDLIKNEYPEVEIQEGENFTSITIGKKNLKNLLLFLKNKLSYKMFIDLFCVDFPLHNPRFQGVYILFNPDKKKRVVVKSWAEDNSLPTVTDLWKGAKWAEREAWDMFGVKFEGHENLVRMFLWEGYNYHPLRKDFPLKGIEDTYLPSLNLRPDEIPAHNYNPYHTAIPTLEDLERTEKARIEKKNQIVLNWGPLHPGTHGTIWFLFDMEGEYVKNCDIILGQLHRGVEKIAENLTYTQFIPYTDRMDYISALCSQVAYVNTVEKLLGVEPPEKAKWIRTMMCELQRINSHLLWLGTFALDLGALTIFLYAFREREKIMDIIEGISGIRLNSSYIRIGGVAKDLPEGALNVIEHFTNDFPEKLEEYETILTKNRVWLKRNVNVGIISEEDVYQYGLTGVVARSAGVPYDIRMVQPTDAYDKVDFEVPLGTVGDCYDRYLLRVEEMKQSNNIIKQCVKKLREMKDDSYIFTKNPYVLPTLEEVFNSIESMVKDFTLRVYGEQAPEGEIYLSGENPRGELGFYINSKGEGKPYRLRIRSGAFYNLQIFTELIKGRTVADAVVLLGSLDPVVGETDR; via the coding sequence TTGCGTTTATGGATTGATAAAGAAGATTTGGATTTAATAAAAAATGAATATCCTGAAGTTGAAATACAGGAAGGGGAAAACTTTACTTCAATAACAATAGGTAAAAAAAATCTAAAAAATCTTTTACTTTTCCTTAAAAATAAACTTTCTTATAAAATGTTCATTGACCTATTCTGTGTAGATTTCCCTCTTCATAACCCCAGATTTCAGGGAGTTTATATTCTTTTCAATCCAGATAAGAAAAAAAGAGTGGTTGTAAAATCCTGGGCAGAGGATAACTCCCTCCCTACTGTAACAGATTTATGGAAAGGTGCAAAGTGGGCTGAAAGAGAAGCATGGGATATGTTCGGTGTTAAGTTTGAAGGGCATGAAAACTTGGTAAGAATGTTTCTATGGGAAGGGTATAACTATCATCCCCTTAGAAAAGATTTTCCCTTAAAAGGGATTGAAGATACATATTTACCCTCTTTGAACCTTAGACCTGATGAAATCCCTGCTCACAACTATAACCCATATCATACTGCCATACCTACACTTGAGGATTTAGAAAGAACAGAAAAGGCAAGAATAGAAAAGAAAAATCAGATAGTTCTAAACTGGGGACCTCTTCACCCTGGAACACATGGGACGATATGGTTCTTATTTGATATGGAAGGGGAATATGTTAAAAATTGCGACATTATTCTGGGACAGCTCCACAGAGGCGTTGAAAAAATAGCAGAGAACTTAACATATACCCAGTTTATCCCCTACACAGATAGGATGGATTATATCTCTGCCTTATGCTCACAGGTAGCTTATGTAAATACAGTTGAAAAACTCCTTGGAGTTGAACCTCCTGAAAAGGCAAAATGGATTAGAACTATGATGTGCGAGTTACAGAGGATAAACTCGCACCTACTCTGGCTTGGAACATTTGCCCTTGACCTTGGAGCTCTTACAATATTCCTTTATGCATTCAGAGAAAGAGAAAAAATAATGGATATTATAGAAGGTATTTCAGGAATAAGGCTCAATTCTTCTTATATAAGAATTGGGGGAGTTGCAAAGGATTTACCAGAAGGAGCTCTTAATGTTATTGAGCATTTTACAAATGATTTTCCAGAAAAATTAGAAGAGTATGAAACTATACTCACAAAAAATAGAGTTTGGCTAAAAAGAAACGTAAATGTTGGAATAATATCAGAGGAAGATGTTTATCAATACGGACTTACAGGTGTTGTTGCCCGTTCTGCCGGAGTTCCTTATGACATAAGGATGGTTCAACCAACTGATGCTTATGATAAAGTTGATTTTGAGGTTCCTCTGGGAACAGTAGGGGACTGCTATGATAGATATCTTCTCAGAGTGGAGGAGATGAAACAATCTAACAATATAATTAAACAGTGTGTAAAAAAACTAAGAGAAATGAAGGATGATAGCTATATATTTACAAAAAATCCTTATGTCTTACCTACCCTTGAGGAAGTATTTAATTCAATAGAATCGATGGTAAAAGATTTCACCTTGAGAGTTTATGGAGAGCAAGCTCCTGAAGGAGAAATATATCTATCCGGTGAGAACCCCCGTGGAGAGCTGGGATTTTATATAAATAGTAAAGGGGAAGGTAAACCCTATAGACTTCGTATAAGGTCTGGGGCATTTTATAATCTCCAGATTTTCACAGAACTTATAAAAGGTAGAACTGTTGCAGACGCTGTTGTATTACTTGGAAGCCTTGACCCTGTAGTAGGAGAAACAGACAGATAA
- a CDS encoding NADH-quinone oxidoreductase subunit B, translating to MAIKHNNGIILTTVEEVLSWGRRNSLWPASVGLACCAIEMMHTAASRFDTDRLGIIFRGSPRQSDVLIVAGTVVNKVAPMLKLIYDQMPDPKWVISMGGCSSAGGPFPTYATLQGVDRIIPVDVYVPGCPPTPQALLWGIMELQKKIKAQKEGKLWKEIPVREVPTASRPVKDKSIFGF from the coding sequence ATGGCAATAAAACACAACAATGGAATAATACTGACAACAGTAGAAGAAGTTTTAAGCTGGGGAAGAAGAAACTCGTTATGGCCTGCATCTGTAGGTCTTGCCTGCTGTGCTATTGAGATGATGCATACAGCTGCATCAAGATTTGATACAGACAGGCTTGGAATTATATTCAGAGGTTCCCCAAGGCAGTCAGATGTTCTTATAGTTGCTGGAACCGTTGTTAACAAAGTTGCTCCTATGCTTAAACTTATATATGACCAGATGCCAGACCCAAAATGGGTAATTTCAATGGGTGGTTGTTCATCGGCAGGAGGTCCATTCCCTACTTATGCAACACTTCAGGGTGTGGACAGAATAATACCTGTTGATGTTTATGTTCCAGGATGCCCTCCAACCCCACAGGCTTTATTATGGGGAATAATGGAACTACAGAAAAAAATCAAAGCCCAGAAAGAAGGAAAACTCTGGAAAGAAATTCCTGTTAGAGAAGTTCCAACAGCTTCCCGACCTGTTAAAGATAAATCTATATTTGGATTTTAA
- the ndhC gene encoding NADH-quinone oxidoreductase subunit A: MTGYLALLIFGISALVMGVALLLINRLVAPKVPDPMEGYTYECGVPLYDKTSHISLEQKYYLLGLLLVLFDLEAAFVLPWSVIFKEVAEINAGFIFTEMFIFLFVLILGYVYAWKKGALKWQ; the protein is encoded by the coding sequence ATGACTGGTTATCTGGCTCTGTTGATATTTGGAATTAGTGCACTGGTAATGGGAGTAGCATTATTACTTATTAATAGATTGGTTGCTCCTAAAGTTCCTGACCCAATGGAAGGATATACTTATGAGTGTGGTGTTCCCCTTTATGATAAAACATCACATATTTCCCTTGAACAGAAATACTATCTTCTTGGATTATTGCTTGTTCTGTTTGACCTTGAAGCAGCATTCGTTCTACCTTGGAGTGTTATATTTAAGGAAGTAGCAGAAATCAACGCTGGATTTATTTTCACAGAAATGTTTATATTCTTATTCGTCTTAATTCTTGGATACGTATATGCCTGGAAAAAAGGAGCGTTAAAATGGCAATAA
- a CDS encoding arsenic transporter, which translates to MHIALAVLIFLLSLIFIIWQPKGLSIGWTATVGAILSLLTGIVSVQDVWSITKIVWDATVAFVGIIFISLILDKIGFFEWAALHIIKKANGNGHKLFIYMLLLGALIAAFFANDGAALILTPIIYANIRYLKLGGRHIFPFIIAGGFIADTTSLPLIISNLVNIITADFFGIGFIEYAFKMIVPNIFSLLATLIVLYLFFKKDIVQKYNSSLLKNPDDAIKDWFIFKIAWLVGGFLLIGFVVSEIYHMSVSIIIIIGAFVLGIATYRKKILNMKTLVFKETPWQIIVFSIGMYVIIYGLRNVGLTLELARFIENLHSLGNLYGIIGTGFISAGLSAFMNNLPSVMIVNLAIYDTGFKENTQHVLAYANIIGCDIGSKITPIGSLSTLLWLHVLKQKGIEIDWRYYMKMGAIISIPILIFTLIGFYLWNSILSAIL; encoded by the coding sequence TTGCATATAGCATTAGCTGTTCTGATATTTTTATTATCCCTCATATTTATAATCTGGCAGCCCAAAGGTCTCAGTATTGGATGGACTGCAACTGTTGGAGCTATTTTATCCCTTTTAACTGGCATTGTATCTGTGCAAGATGTGTGGTCTATTACAAAAATTGTTTGGGATGCAACAGTCGCTTTTGTGGGAATTATTTTTATTTCTCTTATCCTTGATAAAATTGGATTTTTTGAGTGGGCAGCTCTTCATATTATAAAAAAGGCTAATGGAAATGGTCATAAACTATTTATTTATATGCTCCTACTTGGAGCATTAATTGCTGCATTTTTTGCAAATGACGGTGCAGCTTTAATTCTAACTCCTATTATTTACGCAAATATAAGATACCTTAAATTAGGAGGCAGGCATATTTTTCCATTTATAATAGCAGGAGGTTTTATAGCTGATACAACGAGCTTACCTCTTATTATATCTAATCTTGTAAATATTATTACAGCTGATTTCTTTGGTATTGGATTTATTGAATACGCCTTTAAAATGATTGTTCCTAATATTTTTTCACTTCTTGCTACTTTAATCGTTTTATATCTTTTCTTTAAAAAAGATATTGTCCAAAAGTATAATTCCTCTCTACTGAAAAATCCAGATGATGCTATAAAAGATTGGTTTATTTTTAAGATTGCCTGGTTGGTTGGAGGATTTTTACTTATTGGTTTTGTAGTATCTGAGATTTACCATATGTCAGTTTCAATAATAATTATTATTGGTGCCTTTGTCCTTGGAATTGCAACTTACAGAAAAAAAATACTCAATATGAAAACCCTTGTTTTTAAAGAAACTCCATGGCAAATCATTGTTTTTTCAATAGGTATGTATGTAATTATTTATGGACTTAGAAATGTTGGTTTAACTTTGGAACTGGCAAGATTTATAGAAAATTTACATTCTCTTGGGAATTTATATGGAATAATAGGAACAGGATTTATATCAGCTGGACTTTCTGCTTTTATGAATAATCTCCCTTCTGTGATGATTGTCAATCTTGCAATTTACGACACGGGATTTAAAGAAAACACTCAACATGTTCTTGCTTATGCGAATATCATAGGATGTGATATAGGTTCTAAAATAACACCTATTGGCTCTTTATCAACTCTCCTCTGGCTACATGTATTAAAACAAAAAGGGATAGAAATAGATTGGAGATACTATATGAAAATGGGGGCTATTATCTCTATTCCTATTCTAATATTTACATTGATAGGTTTTTATCTTTGGAATTCCATACTGTCAGCTATATTATAA
- a CDS encoding arsenate reductase ArsC: MAVKIGFICTGNSARSQIAEGFGKYYAKKLEKDIEVYSAGSNPSGYVHPLAIKVMSEKGIDISQNKSKSLNDIPLDKLDYVITLCEDAAETCPVVPNANTQHWGFPDPAKAEGTEEEKLQTFRQIRDKIEEKVKNLLEGL, encoded by the coding sequence ATGGCTGTAAAAATAGGTTTTATATGCACAGGAAACTCCGCAAGAAGCCAGATAGCTGAAGGCTTTGGGAAATATTATGCTAAAAAGCTGGAGAAAGATATAGAAGTTTATTCAGCAGGCTCCAATCCGTCGGGATACGTGCATCCCCTTGCAATAAAAGTTATGTCTGAGAAAGGAATTGATATTTCACAAAACAAATCTAAATCCCTTAATGATATACCTTTAGATAAGCTTGATTATGTAATAACTCTTTGTGAAGATGCAGCAGAAACCTGTCCCGTAGTTCCAAATGCCAATACTCAGCATTGGGGATTTCCTGACCCTGCAAAAGCAGAAGGAACAGAAGAAGAAAAGCTTCAAACTTTTCGTCAGATTAGAGATAAAATAGAAGAAAAGGTAAAAAATCTTCTTGAAGGACTTTAA
- the thiE gene encoding thiamine phosphate synthase — translation MKELKLSLYVITDEKLLERRNIAKAVEEAILGGADIIQYRAKNKSSREMYQEATQIKKICDKYNKPLIINDRVDIALSVDADGVHVGQDDLDVEVVRRLIGFGKILGLSTKNIRQVEEANKLPIDYIGFGSIFPTGTKEDAQLAGVEQLKKAIEISIQPVVAIGGINENNLQAVLDTGCENIAVVSAVFKDENIRQNTKRLKDIITKKKRMGF, via the coding sequence ATGAAAGAACTGAAACTTTCCTTATATGTAATCACAGATGAAAAACTCCTTGAAAGAAGAAATATAGCAAAAGCTGTTGAAGAAGCTATCTTAGGGGGAGCAGATATTATCCAGTATAGAGCAAAAAATAAATCCTCCAGAGAGATGTATCAGGAAGCTACCCAAATCAAAAAAATATGTGATAAATACAACAAACCACTAATAATAAACGATAGAGTAGATATTGCTCTATCTGTGGATGCTGATGGTGTTCATGTGGGACAGGATGATTTAGACGTTGAAGTGGTTAGGAGATTAATTGGTTTTGGTAAAATCCTTGGACTGTCTACAAAAAACATAAGACAGGTTGAAGAGGCAAATAAACTCCCTATTGATTATATAGGTTTTGGCAGTATCTTCCCAACGGGAACCAAAGAAGACGCCCAGCTTGCAGGAGTTGAACAACTTAAAAAAGCCATAGAAATTTCCATTCAACCTGTAGTTGCAATAGGAGGAATAAATGAAAATAATCTGCAAGCAGTTTTAGATACAGGTTGCGAAAATATTGCTGTTGTATCTGCAGTTTTTAAAGACGAAAATATAAGACAAAACACAAAACGCCTGAAAGACATAATAACAAAGAAAAAAAGAATGGGATTTTGA
- the cas6 gene encoding CRISPR-associated endoribonuclease Cas6 yields the protein MRIKILIKTDKLPILYRHRVVSFFKEALKKSDKDYKNFLYNGKITKPFSFNLLLPKNKKFTKAKIQIDENFTIEDTVFEIGEGYLSLFISALDYRFLISLFNGLKRLHTFDFSSDKNMLVNGEKIVWEIKKVSPLNEKPIKSNIVVFKTNSPIIIEDENDNPVLFYDKKFEYHLNEITDRILKSPHIKGKGLEEPLKFEPIKMNKQVVKHTLKAFREKTGKPVMYLTGNSGIFKLSGHPKDLEILYKIGIGNRTGQGFGMVEVLG from the coding sequence ATGAGAATTAAAATTCTCATCAAAACAGATAAATTACCTATTTTATACAGACATCGGGTCGTATCTTTCTTTAAAGAAGCCTTAAAAAAATCAGATAAAGATTACAAAAATTTTCTTTATAACGGAAAGATAACAAAGCCATTTAGCTTCAATCTTCTTTTACCTAAAAACAAAAAATTCACAAAAGCGAAAATTCAGATAGATGAAAACTTTACTATTGAAGATACTGTATTTGAAATAGGAGAAGGTTATTTATCCTTATTTATTTCTGCTTTGGATTACCGATTTTTGATAAGTCTGTTTAATGGTTTAAAAAGATTACATACCTTTGATTTCAGTTCAGATAAAAATATGCTTGTTAATGGTGAAAAAATAGTATGGGAAATTAAAAAAGTTTCCCCTTTAAATGAAAAACCTATAAAATCAAACATAGTCGTGTTTAAAACCAATTCTCCCATTATCATAGAAGATGAAAATGATAACCCTGTTTTATTTTATGATAAGAAATTTGAATATCATCTAAATGAAATAACTGACAGAATACTAAAATCTCCTCACATAAAAGGCAAAGGATTAGAAGAACCCCTTAAATTTGAGCCAATAAAAATGAATAAACAAGTCGTAAAACATACCCTAAAAGCATTTAGAGAAAAAACAGGAAAGCCTGTTATGTATCTAACTGGAAACTCAGGAATATTCAAACTATCAGGACATCCAAAAGATTTAGAAATCCTCTACAAAATCGGCATTGGCAACAGAACTGGTCAGGGCTTCGGCATGGTGGAGGTTTTAGGGTGA